Proteins found in one Deltaproteobacteria bacterium IMCC39524 genomic segment:
- a CDS encoding glucosaminidase domain-containing protein, whose translation MPTVPTIIPRFSWLLATCLLLSLTGSPHGEALAAQRITAKTAPVIKPETTAGLRAFFQTLDYAWMSLDNDIPPLILEQIPDDINSSVNTRAKKKTFFMALLPMVLLANQEIRHERQEIQQILDRHKARAKEVGDRERIQTIAKRYGLRGRPLTDHRARRQLLERVDTIPPALVLAQAANESAWGTSRFAQMGNNLFGEWTFKPGTGLVPAGRPEGETYEVRVFASIYQSIRSYMNNLNRNGAYRKLRRIRAELRQKKKPVTGAALSKGLINYSQRGEEYIEEITAMIRQNNLEQVNLAKLRQPGKELSTNIGTTGSGLFSTRNRLIGHAPASR comes from the coding sequence ATGCCTACCGTACCGACAATCATACCACGCTTCTCCTGGCTGCTCGCCACATGTCTGCTGCTCTCACTCACCGGCAGCCCTCACGGAGAGGCCCTTGCGGCACAACGGATTACCGCCAAGACAGCCCCAGTCATAAAGCCAGAGACAACCGCAGGGTTACGTGCGTTTTTTCAGACTCTGGACTACGCATGGATGTCCCTTGACAATGACATCCCACCCCTTATCCTCGAGCAAATCCCGGACGACATCAACAGCTCGGTCAATACAAGGGCCAAGAAAAAAACCTTTTTCATGGCCCTCTTGCCGATGGTTCTTCTTGCAAACCAGGAGATCAGGCATGAACGCCAGGAAATTCAGCAAATACTTGACAGGCACAAAGCCAGGGCCAAAGAGGTCGGCGACCGTGAACGTATTCAAACTATAGCCAAACGTTACGGGCTTCGTGGGCGGCCTCTGACTGACCATCGTGCCCGCAGGCAACTCCTAGAGAGGGTGGACACGATCCCCCCTGCCCTGGTTCTGGCTCAGGCCGCCAACGAATCGGCCTGGGGAACGTCCAGATTTGCACAGATGGGAAACAACCTCTTTGGAGAATGGACTTTCAAACCAGGCACAGGGCTCGTTCCCGCCGGACGCCCTGAGGGTGAAACTTACGAAGTACGAGTATTTGCCAGCATTTACCAATCGATTCGCAGCTACATGAACAATCTCAATCGTAACGGCGCCTACCGAAAGCTCCGTAGGATCAGAGCTGAATTACGGCAGAAGAAGAAGCCGGTAACTGGCGCAGCGCTATCCAAAGGGCTGATCAATTATTCTCAGCGTGGGGAAGAGTACATTGAAGAGATTACGGCCATGATCCGTCAGAACAACCTGGAGCAGGTCAACCTGGCCAAATTGCGTCAACCGGGAAAAGAGCTTAGTACGAATATCGGCACAACCGGCAGCGGACTTTTTTCAACGAGGAACAGGTTGATCGGTCACGCCCCGGCTTCTCGGTAA
- a CDS encoding secondary thiamine-phosphate synthase enzyme YjbQ — MKSYRKELWFEVETRRGFVNITPQVNACLLESGIQEGLVLCNAMHITASVFINDDERGLHHDFERWLEQLAPHEPLSLYEHNRTGEDNGDGHLKRTIMGREVVVAVTAGQLDFGPWEQIFYGEFDGLRRKRVLVKIIGE; from the coding sequence ATGAAATCATATCGGAAAGAGCTCTGGTTTGAGGTTGAGACCCGCAGAGGATTTGTCAATATCACCCCACAGGTCAACGCTTGCCTCCTTGAGAGTGGTATACAGGAGGGTCTTGTCCTTTGCAACGCCATGCACATTACGGCTTCGGTTTTTATTAATGACGATGAAAGAGGACTTCATCATGATTTTGAGCGCTGGCTTGAACAGCTTGCGCCTCACGAACCGCTGAGTCTTTATGAACATAACAGAACGGGTGAGGATAACGGCGATGGACATTTAAAGCGTACAATCATGGGTCGTGAGGTGGTTGTTGCTGTTACGGCAGGTCAGTTAGACTTCGGACCCTGGGAGCAAATCTTTTACGGGGAGTTTGATGGTCTCAGGCGAAAGCGTGTCCTGGTGAAAATTATTGGTGAATAG
- the fxsA gene encoding membrane protein FxsA, whose protein sequence is MFIKLLIFFVFVPVMELYILIEAGRVMGLAPTIGLIMMTGVAGAWLARSQGVEILRKIQEETSRGQMPATTLIDGALILVGGLLLLTPGFFTDALGFSFLVPSTRDLWRKGLSLWLQSQIKRGSVTIHRS, encoded by the coding sequence GTGTTTATAAAGCTATTGATATTCTTTGTTTTTGTACCAGTTATGGAACTCTACATCCTGATTGAAGCCGGACGGGTTATGGGGCTGGCACCCACGATAGGGCTCATCATGATGACAGGTGTAGCCGGGGCCTGGTTGGCACGAAGCCAGGGTGTCGAAATCCTGAGGAAAATACAGGAAGAGACCTCGCGTGGACAGATGCCAGCGACAACCCTTATTGACGGAGCCTTAATACTGGTAGGCGGATTGCTCTTGCTGACGCCCGGCTTTTTCACCGATGCACTTGGCTTCAGCTTTCTGGTTCCATCAACACGTGATCTTTGGAGAAAGGGATTGAGCCTCTGGCTACAGAGTCAAATCAAGCGGGGATCCGTTACCATCCATCGCTCTTAG
- a CDS encoding MazG family protein: MTHKNTPQKLESLLQIMRALRAPNGCPWDIEQTSDSLTPYILEEACELIDAIEGGNPEIILDELGDLLLQVVFLTQIYEEQELFNFYDVAAGIGDKLVRRHPHVFDREGTSTPENELDQQWDKIKNSEKTNNKSCLADHLPSKLPALQKAQKLVSRMKRNKRAEEIPKMLKSLVQPDYAESAQEDLLLSEETLGQTLFELVRLAQSAGLDAESALRKTTKKIIDKVDNN; encoded by the coding sequence ATGACACATAAAAACACACCACAAAAGCTCGAATCTTTATTGCAGATCATGAGGGCACTAAGAGCCCCAAATGGCTGCCCCTGGGATATCGAACAGACCTCTGACAGCCTCACACCTTACATTCTTGAAGAGGCCTGCGAGCTCATCGACGCAATCGAAGGAGGGAACCCGGAGATTATTCTTGATGAGTTGGGCGATTTGCTCCTGCAGGTCGTATTTCTGACTCAGATCTATGAAGAACAGGAGCTGTTTAACTTCTATGACGTTGCAGCCGGCATCGGAGACAAGCTGGTTCGACGCCACCCGCATGTTTTTGACCGCGAAGGCACCTCTACCCCAGAGAACGAACTTGACCAGCAATGGGACAAGATAAAAAACTCTGAGAAAACCAACAACAAGAGCTGCCTGGCCGATCACCTGCCAAGCAAGCTGCCCGCACTGCAAAAAGCTCAAAAACTTGTAAGCAGAATGAAGCGTAACAAGAGAGCAGAAGAGATACCCAAAATGCTGAAAAGCCTGGTCCAGCCAGATTACGCAGAAAGCGCACAAGAGGATTTACTATTAAGTGAAGAGACCTTGGGGCAAACTTTATTCGAGCTTGTCAGACTGGCGCAAAGTGCGGGACTTGACGCCGAGTCCGCGCTTCGCAAAACAACCAAAAAAATCATCGACAAGGTCGACAACAACTGA
- the fabG gene encoding 3-oxoacyl-[acyl-carrier-protein] reductase: MLSDKVAIVTGASRGIGRAIALALASQGAKVVASARNAEALAKLAEEIKNQGGDALAVVGDVALEDDANNLVKQAVEAYGQVDVFINNAGITRDGLLLRMKNDDWDAVLDTNLKGAFLCTRAVAKVMSKQRSGRIINISSVVGEMGNAGQANYCASKAGLLGLTKSVARELARRNVTVNAITPGFITTEMTEDMTEKAQEAMTEQIPLGRPGSAEDVANAVIFLASDQSAYITGQVLGVNGGMYM, from the coding sequence ATGTTGTCTGACAAAGTTGCTATTGTTACCGGCGCCTCACGAGGCATTGGTCGTGCGATTGCTCTTGCACTTGCGTCGCAAGGCGCTAAAGTTGTTGCCTCTGCGCGCAATGCCGAAGCTCTCGCCAAATTGGCCGAGGAGATCAAAAATCAGGGCGGAGACGCCTTGGCCGTCGTTGGTGATGTTGCCCTGGAAGATGATGCAAACAACCTGGTGAAGCAAGCGGTTGAAGCCTACGGTCAGGTTGATGTTTTTATTAATAATGCCGGGATTACCCGTGATGGCCTTTTGTTGCGCATGAAGAATGACGACTGGGATGCGGTTCTCGACACGAACCTCAAAGGTGCTTTTCTCTGTACCCGTGCCGTGGCAAAGGTTATGAGTAAGCAGAGATCAGGTCGCATCATTAATATCTCTTCGGTCGTTGGTGAGATGGGCAATGCAGGGCAGGCGAATTATTGTGCCAGTAAAGCGGGTCTGCTTGGGTTGACCAAGTCTGTTGCACGAGAATTGGCACGTCGCAACGTAACGGTCAATGCGATTACCCCTGGATTTATAACGACTGAAATGACTGAAGATATGACTGAAAAAGCTCAGGAAGCAATGACGGAACAGATTCCGTTGGGTCGCCCTGGGTCAGCTGAAGATGTTGCTAACGCAGTAATTTTTCTCGCCTCCGACCAGTCAGCATATATTACTGGCCAGGTCCTCGGCGTTAATGGCGGCATGTATATGTAA
- a CDS encoding ketoacyl-ACP synthase III — MIRARITGTGSYVPEKVLTNQDIEKFLDTNDEWIRARTGISERHIAADGEQTSDLATRAAERAMEMAGVSAEDLDLIVVGTITGDYPWPATACIVQGNLGAKNAGAFDVSAACSGFLYALSCAIDRVEAGRSKKALVIGAEVLSRIVNWEDRNTCILFGDAAGAVIVEAGEGDRGILSTHLHADGTQLELLYQPGFGTKFLPSVEALKEKNYFLQMQGNEVFKVAVRSMSEVANIALQANGMTAEDVDLFIPHQANIRILNATAKKIGLKDEQVYINVDRFGNTSGATIPLALDEANRAGRLKEGDVVLLDAFGGGFTWAATLLRW, encoded by the coding sequence GTGATCAGAGCACGCATTACCGGTACCGGATCTTATGTCCCTGAAAAAGTTCTGACCAACCAGGACATCGAGAAATTCCTCGACACGAACGATGAATGGATCAGGGCGCGTACGGGGATTAGCGAGCGTCACATTGCTGCCGATGGAGAACAAACTTCAGATTTAGCGACACGTGCCGCAGAGCGTGCCATGGAGATGGCCGGGGTCTCAGCAGAAGATCTCGACCTGATTGTTGTCGGTACTATTACCGGTGATTACCCATGGCCTGCAACGGCATGTATTGTTCAGGGCAATCTAGGGGCCAAGAATGCCGGAGCTTTTGATGTCTCTGCTGCTTGTAGCGGTTTTCTCTATGCTTTGTCCTGTGCCATAGATCGTGTCGAAGCGGGACGCAGTAAGAAGGCGTTGGTTATTGGTGCCGAAGTACTGAGCCGCATTGTTAACTGGGAAGACCGGAACACCTGTATTCTTTTCGGTGATGCTGCAGGAGCAGTGATTGTTGAAGCTGGTGAAGGTGATCGCGGGATTCTTTCAACTCATCTGCACGCCGATGGAACCCAGCTTGAGCTTCTTTATCAACCCGGCTTCGGCACCAAGTTTTTGCCGAGCGTGGAAGCTCTCAAGGAGAAAAACTACTTTTTACAAATGCAGGGCAACGAAGTTTTCAAGGTTGCCGTGCGTTCGATGTCAGAAGTTGCCAATATTGCTTTGCAAGCTAATGGCATGACAGCAGAGGATGTTGATCTTTTTATTCCCCACCAGGCGAATATCCGTATCCTTAATGCGACAGCAAAGAAAATCGGCTTGAAGGATGAGCAGGTTTATATCAACGTGGACCGTTTCGGCAACACTTCCGGGGCAACGATCCCCCTGGCTTTGGATGAAGCGAACCGGGCCGGTCGTCTCAAAGAGGGCGATGTTGTTTTGCTTGATGCTTTTGGCGGCGGTTTTACCTGGGCGGCAACCTTGTTGCGCTGGTAA
- the fabD gene encoding ACP S-malonyltransferase translates to MIAYLFPGQGSQHAGMGKELADNFTVARQVFEEANDALGFDLGALCFNGPEDDLKLTANTQPAILTTSVAALRVLSAETDLVPSFAAGHSLGEYSALVCAGGLAFADAVRVVRQRGIFMQEAVPVGTGSMAAILGLGLDDLAVVCRDAAQGQVVAPANFNSDGQVVIAGHTEAVDRAIVLAKEKGAKRAMPLPVSAPFHCSLMIPAGERLATVLNGIDVGEMSLPVIANVEAAPNQDSARVRELLVKQVSAPVRWQETIASMVELGVDRYVEIGPGKVLSGLAKRMAKGSTIQNVQNVADLSALAG, encoded by the coding sequence ATGATTGCATATCTTTTCCCCGGACAGGGTTCGCAACACGCAGGTATGGGCAAGGAGCTTGCCGATAACTTTACTGTTGCTCGCCAAGTCTTCGAAGAAGCAAACGATGCCCTTGGCTTCGATCTCGGCGCCCTTTGTTTTAATGGCCCTGAGGACGATCTGAAGCTGACCGCCAATACCCAGCCGGCAATCCTCACAACAAGCGTCGCTGCTTTGAGGGTGCTCTCGGCTGAAACCGACCTGGTCCCATCTTTTGCTGCAGGACATTCACTCGGTGAATACAGTGCTCTTGTCTGTGCTGGTGGTCTGGCCTTTGCTGATGCTGTTCGTGTTGTGCGTCAGCGCGGCATCTTTATGCAGGAAGCTGTTCCTGTGGGTACCGGTTCAATGGCAGCTATTCTCGGCCTGGGGCTCGATGATCTGGCTGTTGTCTGTCGTGATGCAGCTCAAGGACAGGTCGTTGCTCCTGCCAACTTCAACAGTGACGGACAGGTTGTTATTGCCGGCCATACTGAAGCTGTCGACAGAGCTATAGTGCTTGCCAAAGAAAAGGGTGCAAAAAGAGCCATGCCCTTGCCGGTTAGTGCTCCTTTCCATTGCAGCTTGATGATTCCAGCCGGTGAGCGTCTTGCCACCGTGTTGAACGGTATTGACGTCGGAGAAATGAGCCTGCCGGTCATTGCCAATGTTGAAGCCGCCCCTAATCAGGATTCTGCACGGGTTCGTGAATTGCTGGTTAAGCAGGTCAGTGCACCGGTTCGTTGGCAGGAAACGATCGCCAGTATGGTTGAACTCGGTGTGGACCGTTATGTCGAAATCGGTCCGGGCAAAGTTCTCTCCGGGTTGGCCAAGCGAATGGCCAAAGGTAGCACGATCCAGAATGTACAGAACGTTGCAGATCTTAGTGCTCTTGCTGGATAA
- the rpmF gene encoding 50S ribosomal protein L32 — protein MAVPKKKTSKSKRDMRRSHDALKTPGISLCPQCQEPKQSHRACPSCGSYKGKDVLGVEE, from the coding sequence ATGGCAGTACCAAAGAAAAAAACCTCGAAATCCAAGCGCGATATGCGCCGCTCCCATGATGCTTTGAAAACCCCCGGTATTTCCCTTTGCCCACAATGTCAGGAGCCAAAGCAGTCTCATCGTGCTTGCCCTTCATGCGGCAGTTATAAGGGTAAGGATGTCCTTGGCGTAGAAGAATAA
- the rpiB gene encoding ribose 5-phosphate isomerase B, whose translation MIFIGSDHGGLEMKEALVKVLASRNQPVKDCGTTNGESVDYPDFAEKVAGAVSRGEAELGILVCGTGIGMSIVANKFPGVRAALATDEFMAQMAKEHNNANILVLGGRVLSVELATKMVNVWLDTAYEGGRHQLRLDKISQVEAAVRSGEL comes from the coding sequence ATGATTTTTATCGGTAGTGATCATGGCGGCCTGGAAATGAAGGAAGCGCTTGTAAAGGTTCTCGCTTCTCGCAATCAGCCTGTCAAGGATTGCGGGACAACCAACGGCGAATCGGTTGATTACCCTGATTTCGCGGAAAAGGTCGCCGGTGCTGTGTCTCGTGGAGAGGCAGAGCTCGGTATCCTGGTTTGCGGCACGGGAATTGGAATGTCGATTGTGGCCAACAAGTTCCCTGGTGTTCGTGCAGCTTTGGCAACTGATGAGTTTATGGCTCAGATGGCCAAGGAACATAATAATGCCAATATCCTGGTTCTTGGAGGGCGTGTCCTTTCTGTGGAGTTAGCAACCAAGATGGTGAATGTCTGGCTGGATACAGCCTATGAAGGCGGTCGCCATCAGCTCCGTCTGGATAAAATCTCCCAGGTGGAAGCAGCAGTTCGTTCCGGTGAGTTATAG
- a CDS encoding DUF177 domain-containing protein yields MLIQIDKLKRRPRQIALEKQASSFPVLAEMVVAQSVTFDEPISGSLEALWVDDFIKVSGRLATLVSTPCCRCLAPVSTRLDVPILLTYVCEEEGETTHDEELELHADEMGLIHFSGPELDLLPDVEQEIVMSLPQHPLCKASCLGLCHSCGCNLNQGSCNCEAPILHPGLAALKNFKI; encoded by the coding sequence GTGCTGATACAGATCGACAAACTTAAAAGAAGACCGCGCCAGATAGCGCTTGAGAAACAGGCTTCAAGCTTTCCGGTCCTCGCTGAAATGGTCGTTGCGCAAAGCGTGACTTTCGATGAGCCAATATCAGGTTCTCTTGAGGCGTTATGGGTCGATGACTTTATTAAAGTCAGTGGGCGTTTGGCGACTCTGGTGAGTACTCCCTGTTGCCGTTGCCTGGCACCAGTCAGCACACGACTTGATGTGCCGATCTTGCTTACATACGTGTGTGAAGAAGAAGGTGAGACGACGCATGATGAAGAGCTGGAACTACATGCCGATGAGATGGGCTTGATTCATTTTTCTGGCCCTGAGCTTGATTTATTGCCGGATGTAGAGCAGGAGATCGTAATGTCTTTGCCACAGCATCCGTTATGTAAGGCCTCTTGCCTTGGACTTTGTCACTCCTGTGGATGCAACCTGAACCAAGGCAGTTGTAACTGTGAAGCGCCGATACTTCATCCAGGCCTTGCGGCCCTGAAGAACTTTAAAATTTAA
- the fabF gene encoding beta-ketoacyl-ACP synthase II, whose translation MRRVVVTGLGITSPLGTGIEKNWDALMHGRSGIGPITRFDSTDLPVKIAGEITDFPAEEFFDRKEARKMDLFIHYALGAAAMALADSGLEINDDNAERVGVVVGSGMGGLPAIEKYQEAMSKGGYRKVSPFFIPMTIINLAGGQISIKCGAKGPNIAPVSACATGTHSIGDAYRMIQRGDADAVIAGGTEATICPLAMGGFAVMKALSTRNDDPQAASRPFEKNRDGFVMGEGAGIVILEEYESAKKRGAKIYGEVAGYGLTGDAYHLTAPAPGGEGAARCMKMALDGAGVNPEEVDYINAHGTSTPFNDLYETLAIKSVFGASAKDLMVSSTKGMTGHLLGAAGGVEAIYSLLAITNGVVPPTINYTEPDPECDLDYVPNEARKADVNIVLSNSLGFGGTNATLLFRKV comes from the coding sequence ATGCGCAGAGTTGTTGTTACTGGCCTGGGAATCACTTCCCCTCTGGGTACAGGCATAGAAAAGAACTGGGACGCGTTGATGCATGGGCGTTCCGGTATCGGCCCGATTACCCGTTTTGACTCAACTGATCTGCCTGTAAAAATCGCCGGTGAGATCACCGATTTTCCTGCAGAGGAGTTTTTTGACAGGAAAGAGGCCCGTAAGATGGACCTCTTCATTCATTATGCTCTTGGTGCGGCAGCTATGGCCCTTGCAGATTCCGGCCTGGAAATCAATGATGATAATGCCGAGCGTGTTGGCGTTGTTGTGGGTTCCGGTATGGGCGGATTGCCTGCTATCGAAAAATACCAGGAAGCAATGTCAAAAGGTGGCTACCGTAAAGTCAGCCCCTTTTTCATCCCGATGACAATTATTAATCTGGCCGGTGGCCAGATTTCAATAAAATGCGGAGCCAAGGGGCCTAACATAGCTCCGGTTTCTGCCTGTGCAACCGGCACACATTCAATCGGTGATGCCTATCGAATGATCCAGCGTGGTGATGCTGATGCTGTTATAGCGGGTGGTACCGAAGCAACAATTTGCCCCCTTGCTATGGGTGGCTTTGCAGTTATGAAAGCCCTCTCAACCCGAAACGATGATCCGCAAGCAGCGAGTCGCCCCTTCGAGAAGAACCGTGACGGTTTTGTTATGGGTGAGGGTGCTGGTATTGTGATCTTGGAAGAATATGAGTCTGCCAAAAAACGTGGCGCCAAGATCTATGGAGAAGTTGCAGGTTACGGTTTGACTGGCGACGCTTATCATCTCACCGCTCCGGCTCCTGGTGGTGAGGGGGCCGCACGCTGTATGAAGATGGCTCTGGACGGTGCAGGCGTGAACCCGGAAGAGGTTGATTACATCAATGCCCACGGTACCTCAACGCCCTTCAACGATCTCTATGAAACACTGGCGATCAAGTCGGTTTTTGGAGCTTCTGCCAAGGACCTTATGGTCAGCTCAACCAAAGGCATGACAGGCCATCTCCTTGGTGCCGCCGGAGGAGTAGAAGCTATCTACTCGCTGTTGGCCATTACTAATGGTGTCGTCCCACCAACCATTAATTATACCGAGCCCGACCCCGAATGTGATCTTGATTATGTTCCGAACGAGGCCCGCAAGGCTGACGTAAATATTGTTCTTTCCAACTCGCTCGGGTTTGGTGGAACCAACGCTACTTTGCTTTTCCGGAAAGTGTGA
- a CDS encoding polysaccharide deacetylase family protein gives MARISRKPFLNGLSFVLVALLLMPAEVVFASEANVFVYHRFNDSRYPSTNITTEAFKDHLETLKVEHFTVLTLGEVVDRMRAGESLPQRCAVISVDDGYLSFLTDGWPLLKQYGYPATLFVSTDTVGGSDFMDWQDLLMLQKEGVEMGNHSASHAYLLDRIPSEKESEWRNRVAEDLRRSQGLFKKHLSTSPRLFAYPYGEFSLELTNLIREAGFVAAFGQQSGVITDGQDLHTLPRFPVGGAYSAVSEFRSRLFMKSLPVQLEAHQDTVINKENPPTLKFYLNNKIVDERTLKCFVQGGAGCLLEKEMGEDRAYSVKALQPLVGRRSKYTVTASDTSGQVWYWYSQLWVLPRSRGVTDQPVPR, from the coding sequence GTGGCAAGGATAAGTCGTAAGCCCTTTCTCAACGGCCTCTCTTTTGTGCTTGTTGCGCTGCTTCTGATGCCAGCCGAGGTGGTGTTTGCCAGCGAAGCAAATGTTTTTGTCTATCATCGTTTCAACGATTCCCGCTATCCCTCTACCAATATCACGACAGAAGCTTTTAAAGACCATCTTGAGACTCTCAAGGTCGAACACTTTACTGTTCTGACCCTTGGTGAGGTTGTCGATCGCATGAGGGCAGGTGAGAGCCTGCCACAGCGGTGTGCTGTGATTTCAGTGGATGATGGCTATCTTTCCTTTCTGACGGATGGTTGGCCTCTGCTGAAGCAATATGGTTATCCTGCAACTCTATTTGTCAGTACCGATACTGTCGGTGGCTCTGATTTCATGGATTGGCAGGACCTTCTTATGCTACAGAAAGAAGGTGTTGAAATGGGTAATCACTCCGCCAGTCATGCTTACCTGCTGGACCGTATCCCTTCAGAAAAAGAAAGTGAATGGCGAAACAGGGTCGCTGAGGACCTGAGGCGCTCCCAGGGATTGTTTAAAAAGCATCTCAGTACATCTCCACGACTCTTTGCTTATCCCTATGGTGAATTCTCTCTAGAGCTGACAAACTTGATCCGTGAGGCTGGTTTCGTCGCGGCCTTTGGCCAGCAATCCGGTGTCATTACTGACGGACAAGATTTGCATACTTTGCCAAGATTCCCGGTTGGTGGTGCCTATTCTGCTGTAAGTGAGTTTCGTAGTCGTCTTTTTATGAAGAGCTTGCCTGTTCAGTTGGAAGCCCATCAAGACACTGTAATCAATAAAGAAAATCCGCCCACTTTAAAGTTTTACCTGAACAATAAAATTGTCGATGAAAGAACATTGAAGTGCTTTGTTCAAGGGGGGGCAGGGTGTTTGTTGGAGAAGGAGATGGGAGAGGACAGAGCTTACTCAGTAAAGGCGCTGCAACCCTTGGTTGGGCGCCGTAGCAAGTACACGGTTACGGCTTCTGATACATCTGGTCAGGTGTGGTACTGGTACAGTCAATTATGGGTTTTACCGAGAAGCCGGGGCGTGACCGATCAACCTGTTCCTCGTTGA
- the plsX gene encoding phosphate acyltransferase PlsX, whose protein sequence is MNNRPVVAVDAMGGDNSPCHEVEGAVKAARRWQIPVVLVGQSEIVAEELAKHDTQGLDIRIEHASEVVGMQDSASDAVRKKKDSSIRVSFNMVKEGRANAVVSTGNSGATMAAGMFVLKRIPGIDRPAIATLVPNLEDQTLVLDVGGNVDCKPPHLVQFALMGSVYVAQMLDKATPRIGLLSNGSEESKGNELTREANQILKRTSLNYVGYSEGRDIYNANVDVVVCDGFVGNVVLKVSEGLAEAIGAILREEFSSRFLSKLGYLLARPALKAFKKKVDYAEYGGAPLLGVQGTAMICHGSSNPQAIMNAIKMAHDSETHQVISKMSERLEELQIEN, encoded by the coding sequence TTGAATAATCGCCCCGTAGTCGCTGTCGACGCCATGGGAGGGGATAATTCTCCCTGTCATGAGGTTGAGGGTGCCGTCAAGGCTGCCAGGAGATGGCAGATTCCTGTTGTTCTTGTTGGTCAATCCGAGATTGTTGCAGAGGAGCTGGCCAAGCACGACACTCAGGGTCTGGACATCCGTATTGAACATGCGAGCGAAGTTGTTGGCATGCAAGATTCGGCATCTGATGCTGTCCGCAAAAAAAAGGACTCGTCGATTCGGGTCTCTTTCAACATGGTTAAAGAAGGTCGTGCCAACGCTGTTGTCAGTACCGGCAATTCCGGTGCGACCATGGCCGCCGGCATGTTTGTTCTCAAGCGTATTCCCGGTATTGATCGACCTGCGATTGCAACGCTTGTCCCTAATCTTGAGGACCAGACACTGGTTCTGGATGTTGGCGGCAATGTTGACTGTAAACCGCCGCATCTCGTACAGTTTGCCTTGATGGGTAGTGTTTACGTTGCTCAGATGCTGGACAAGGCCACGCCTCGTATCGGTCTTTTGTCGAATGGTTCAGAAGAGTCAAAAGGCAACGAGTTGACACGTGAGGCCAACCAGATCCTCAAGAGAACTTCGCTTAACTATGTTGGCTACAGCGAAGGCCGTGACATTTACAATGCTAATGTTGATGTTGTCGTTTGTGACGGTTTTGTAGGCAATGTTGTTTTGAAGGTTTCGGAAGGTCTTGCGGAGGCGATTGGTGCCATTCTGAGAGAAGAATTCAGCTCCAGGTTTTTGTCCAAACTGGGCTATCTTCTCGCGCGTCCGGCACTCAAGGCTTTTAAGAAAAAAGTCGATTATGCTGAATATGGTGGAGCTCCGTTACTGGGAGTACAGGGAACGGCAATGATTTGTCACGGCAGTTCCAATCCCCAGGCCATCATGAATGCCATTAAAATGGCCCATGACAGCGAGACACATCAGGTGATCAGCAAGATGAGTGAGCGTCTCGAAGAACTCCAGATCGAGAATTGA
- the acpP gene encoding acyl carrier protein, whose protein sequence is MASNAERIKQIVAEQLGVDEDQVTKEASFMDDLGADSLDTVELVMALEEEFDIEISDEDAEKIQTVQNAIDYVEANS, encoded by the coding sequence ATGGCAAGTAATGCAGAGCGTATTAAGCAAATTGTTGCAGAGCAGTTGGGTGTAGATGAGGATCAGGTGACCAAGGAAGCTTCTTTCATGGACGACTTGGGTGCTGACTCTCTGGATACTGTTGAGCTGGTTATGGCTCTCGAAGAAGAGTTCGACATCGAAATCTCCGACGAAGATGCTGAGAAAATCCAAACTGTTCAGAACGCCATCGACTACGTCGAAGCAAATTCCTAA